The window CGCCGCTCTCCTGGACGAGGACCAGGAGGAGATCGCCCGTGTCATGACCACGGAGATGGGCAAGCCGGTCAAGCAGGCGCGCGCGGAGGCCGCGAAGTGCGCCAAGGCTATGCGCTGGTACGCCGAGCACGCCGAGGAGCTGCTCGCCGACGAGCGGCCCGCCGACGCGGACGTGAAGGACTCCGGGGCGTCCCACGCCCTGGTCCGCTACCGGCCGCTCGGACCGGTGCTGGCCGTCATGCCCTGGAACTTCCCGCTGTGGCAGGTGGTCCGCTTCGCCGCGCCCGCGCTGATGGCCGGCAACGTCGGGCTGCTCAAGCACGCCTCCAACGTGCCGCAGACGGCCCTGTACCTGGAGGATCTGTTCCACCGGGCCGGCTTCACCGAGGGCTGCTTCCAGACCCTGCTCATCGGTTCCGCGGCGGTCGACGACATCCTGCGCGACGAGCGGGTGAAGGCGGCCACCCTGACCGGCAGCGAGCCGGCCGGGCGGGCGGTGGCGTCCACCGCCGGGGAGATGATCAAGAAGACGGTGCTGGAGCTGGGCGGCAGCGACCCGTTCATCGTGATGCCGTCCGCCGACGTCGACCGGGCCGCCGAGGTCGCGGTGACCGCGCGCGTGCAGAACAACGGGCAGTCCTGCATCGCGGCGAAGCGGTTCATCGTGCACACGGACGTCTACGACGCCTTCGCGGAACGTTTCGTGGCCGGCATGAGGGCGCTGCGGGTCGGTGACCCGATGCGGGAGGACACCGAGGTCGGGCCGCTGTCCAGCGAGCGGGGGCGGGCGGATCTGGAGGAGCTCGTCGACGACGCGCGGCGTGTCGGGGCCGCTGTGCTGTGCGGAGGCGAACGGCCCCGCGGGCCGGGCTGGTACTACCCGCCGACCGTGCTGGCCGGCATCACCCGCGAGATGCGCATCCACCGCGAGGAGGCGTTCGGTCCGGTGGCCACGCTGTACCGGGCGACCGATCTCGACGAGGCGGTGCTGATCGCCAACGACTCGCTCTTCGGGCTGAGTTCGAACGTCTGGACCGAGGACGAGACCGAGGTGGACCGCTTCGTACGGGACCTGGAGGCGGGCGGGGTGTACGTCAACGGGATGACGGCCTCGCACCCGGCGCTCCCGTTCGGCGGAGTGAAGCGGTCGGGGTACGGACGTGAGCTGTCCGGGCACGGAATCCGCGAGTTCTGCAACATCACCACCGTGTGGCACGGGGCGTAAGGCTTCCGCGGCTACGATCCCCTTTGTGAACCGCGAAGTGACTCTGCCTCTGATCGTCGACGACCGCGGTACCTTGCAGGTGGCCGCGGCCGATGTGAGCAAGCTGCTGCGCACGGTCGGCGGCCGGTGGCTGCGTCTGGTGGAGGCCGGCCAGGAGGGCCTCGACGAGGACACGGTGGCCGCCCTGACCATCGAACTGGCCAAGCTGGCCGACCGCATCGACGTGGCCTGCATCGCCCACAGCAGCGGCCCCACCCCCGGCTGACCACCCGAACCGCACCGAGCCCCCGCCGTGCTCGCCGTGGCGCCGCCGAGCACGCCTCGGCACGCCTCCCCGACCCGGCGGCGAACCCACCCCGGCTGACCGGCCGGCCCGGACCGACCGCACGGCACCGAACCCACGGCCACGGCCCGGCGGACGCTTC of the Streptomyces sp. NBC_01788 genome contains:
- a CDS encoding NADP-dependent succinic semialdehyde dehydrogenase; protein product: MSIATVNPASGETLKTYEALGEEETERRLQLAQATFRTYRTTAFAERARLMNGAAALLDEDQEEIARVMTTEMGKPVKQARAEAAKCAKAMRWYAEHAEELLADERPADADVKDSGASHALVRYRPLGPVLAVMPWNFPLWQVVRFAAPALMAGNVGLLKHASNVPQTALYLEDLFHRAGFTEGCFQTLLIGSAAVDDILRDERVKAATLTGSEPAGRAVASTAGEMIKKTVLELGGSDPFIVMPSADVDRAAEVAVTARVQNNGQSCIAAKRFIVHTDVYDAFAERFVAGMRALRVGDPMREDTEVGPLSSERGRADLEELVDDARRVGAAVLCGGERPRGPGWYYPPTVLAGITREMRIHREEAFGPVATLYRATDLDEAVLIANDSLFGLSSNVWTEDETEVDRFVRDLEAGGVYVNGMTASHPALPFGGVKRSGYGRELSGHGIREFCNITTVWHGA
- a CDS encoding DUF6213 family protein, with protein sequence MNREVTLPLIVDDRGTLQVAAADVSKLLRTVGGRWLRLVEAGQEGLDEDTVAALTIELAKLADRIDVACIAHSSGPTPG